A single window of Crassostrea angulata isolate pt1a10 chromosome 8, ASM2561291v2, whole genome shotgun sequence DNA harbors:
- the LOC128161002 gene encoding fucolectin-like → MLPPIMLFDIAINKTAVTFENNVADGAVDGNRGTDLKEDFCTHTGENDTNPWWRVDLQAVYHITAVRILNRGEDNYGFDESHRLQNVTVTVGLLSSSINTICGFFPGPGTLSLLVVIECPTLPMGRYVKISKTTEFLTLCEVDVFGVI, encoded by the exons ATGCTTCCGcctatca TGCTGTTTGACATCGCGATCAATAAGACAGCAGTAACCTTTGAGAACAATGTTGCCGATGGGGCGGTGGACGGCAACAGGGGTACAGACCTAAAGGAAGACTTTTGTACACACACAGGTGAAAACGACACGAACCCTTGGTGGAGGGTGGATCTGCAGGCTGTGTATCACATCACTGCTGTCAGAATACTCAACAGGGGGGAGGATAATTATGGATTCG ATGAATCACACCGTCTACAGAATGTAACAGTGACTGTGGGGCTATTGTCTTCATCCATTAATACAATATGTGGTTTCTTTCCTGGGCCTGGTACTTTGTCACTGCTGGTCGTCATAGAGTGCCCAACATTACCAATGGGACGATACGTAAAGATCTCCAAGACAACAGAGTTTCTTACTCTATGCGAGGTTGACGTGTTTGGTGTAATATAA